The Halopseudomonas sabulinigri genome window below encodes:
- a CDS encoding universal stress protein, producing MSESQAKVVACIDGSGAAVAVCDYAAWASQRLQAPLELLHVLDHSQTPAHADLSGSIGLGSREHLLVELAELDEQRGRLLREQGKVMLEAAAQRARADGVETPLTRQRHGELVDTLRELEGDIRLLVMGRNGEVSDSLARHVGSHLESVIRTLHRPILVTTGEFHAPRRLMLAFDNSPSTRKGLDMLAQSPLFAGLPIHLLTVGSASDDIARGLEDARQRLQQAGFEVVTAQRSGEVEATLLAYQREEQIDLIVMGAYGHSRIRQFLVGSTTTGMLRNTECPLLLLR from the coding sequence ATGAGCGAGAGCCAAGCCAAGGTCGTAGCCTGTATCGATGGCTCCGGTGCGGCGGTCGCGGTATGCGACTACGCCGCCTGGGCCAGCCAACGCCTGCAGGCACCGCTGGAACTGCTGCATGTGCTGGATCACAGTCAGACGCCGGCGCACGCTGACCTGTCTGGCAGTATCGGCCTTGGCAGTCGCGAGCATCTGTTGGTGGAGCTGGCCGAGCTGGATGAGCAGCGCGGTCGGCTGCTGCGTGAGCAGGGCAAGGTGATGCTCGAAGCGGCTGCGCAGCGCGCACGCGCCGACGGCGTCGAGACGCCGCTGACGCGCCAACGTCATGGTGAACTGGTCGATACCCTGCGCGAGCTGGAGGGCGACATACGTTTGCTGGTAATGGGCCGCAATGGTGAGGTCAGTGACTCGCTGGCGCGCCACGTCGGCAGCCATCTGGAGAGCGTCATTCGTACGCTGCATCGCCCTATATTGGTCACCACCGGGGAGTTTCACGCGCCGCGCAGGCTGATGCTGGCCTTTGATAACAGCCCCAGCACTCGCAAGGGCCTCGACATGCTGGCGCAAAGCCCCTTGTTTGCCGGATTGCCTATTCACCTGCTGACTGTGGGCAGCGCCTCTGATGACATTGCCCGCGGGCTTGAAGATGCCCGCCAGCGCCTGCAGCAGGCCGGCTTTGAGGTTGTTACCGCGCAGCGCAGCGGCGAGGTCGAGGCCACTTTGCTGGCGTACCAGCGCGAAGAGCAGATCGATCTGATTGTGATGGGGGCTTACGGGCATTCGCGCATCAGGCAGTTTCTGGTCGGTAGCACCACCACGGGAATGCTGCGCAATACCGAATGCCCGCTGTTGCTGCTGCGCTGA
- a CDS encoding SulP family inorganic anion transporter: protein MTLIETLRQQWFSNVRGDLLSGLVVALALIPEAIAFSIIAGVDPKVGLYASFCIAVVISFTGGRPGMISAATGAMALLMVTLVRDHGLEYLLAASVLCGVLQIAAGYLRLGSLMRFVSRSVVTGFVNALAILIFMAQLPELTNVTWHVYAMTAAGLGIIYLFPYLPKIGKVIPSPLVCILSMTAVAMYFGLDIRTVADMGELPDTLPVFLWPDVPLNLDTLLIILPYSAAMAVVGLLESMMTATIVDDLTDTSSDKNRECKGQGIANIGSGLLGGMAGCAMIGQSVINVKSGGRTRLSCFVAGVVLLLLVVFASDWVGQIPMAALVAVMIMVSIGTFSWDSLRNLRKHPLSTNIVMVTTVAVVVATHNLAYGVLAGVLLASLFFANKIGHFLYISSELDASGNERRYQVVGQVFFSSADKFSASFDFKEVLDKVTIDLSRAHFWDITAVGALDKVVLKFRREGTEVAVIGLNQASATIVDRFGVHDKPDAADQLIGH from the coding sequence ATGACTCTGATCGAAACCCTTCGCCAGCAATGGTTCTCCAATGTGCGCGGCGACCTGCTGTCCGGTCTGGTGGTGGCTTTGGCGCTGATTCCCGAGGCCATCGCGTTTTCCATCATCGCCGGCGTTGATCCCAAGGTCGGTCTCTACGCGTCTTTCTGCATCGCCGTGGTGATCTCCTTCACCGGTGGCCGCCCCGGCATGATCTCTGCTGCTACCGGCGCGATGGCGTTGCTGATGGTAACCTTGGTGCGCGACCATGGCCTGGAGTATCTGCTCGCGGCCTCGGTACTCTGTGGGGTATTGCAGATAGCGGCCGGGTACCTGCGTCTCGGTTCGCTGATGCGCTTCGTGTCACGCTCGGTGGTGACGGGCTTCGTCAATGCACTGGCGATTCTGATTTTCATGGCGCAGTTGCCGGAGCTGACCAACGTTACCTGGCACGTGTACGCCATGACGGCAGCGGGGCTGGGTATCATCTACCTGTTCCCTTACCTGCCGAAGATCGGCAAGGTCATCCCCTCGCCATTGGTGTGCATTCTGTCGATGACGGCGGTCGCCATGTACTTTGGTCTGGATATCCGCACGGTGGCGGACATGGGCGAACTGCCGGATACCCTGCCGGTGTTCCTCTGGCCGGATGTGCCGCTGAATCTGGATACCCTGCTGATCATCCTGCCCTATTCGGCCGCCATGGCGGTGGTAGGTCTGCTGGAGTCGATGATGACCGCGACCATCGTGGACGATCTGACCGACACCAGTAGCGACAAGAATCGCGAGTGCAAGGGCCAGGGTATCGCCAACATAGGCTCGGGCCTGCTGGGCGGTATGGCGGGCTGCGCGATGATCGGCCAATCGGTGATCAACGTGAAGTCGGGCGGCCGTACGCGGCTGTCGTGCTTTGTCGCAGGTGTCGTGTTGTTGCTGCTGGTGGTGTTTGCCAGCGATTGGGTAGGTCAGATTCCGATGGCCGCGTTGGTCGCGGTGATGATCATGGTCTCCATCGGCACCTTCAGCTGGGATTCGTTGCGCAACCTGCGCAAGCACCCGCTATCGACCAATATCGTCATGGTGACTACGGTAGCTGTCGTGGTGGCGACCCATAACCTGGCTTATGGCGTACTGGCTGGCGTGTTACTGGCGTCGCTGTTCTTTGCCAACAAGATTGGCCACTTTCTGTACATTTCCAGCGAGCTGGATGCCAGCGGCAACGAGCGTCGCTATCAGGTGGTGGGCCAGGTGTTTTTCAGCTCCGCCGACAAGTTCAGCGCCAGCTTTGATTTCAAGGAGGTGCTTGATAAGGTGACAATCGACCTCAGTCGCGCGCACTTCTGGGATATCACTGCCGTGGGTGCGCTGGACAAGGTGGTGCTCAAGTTCCGCCGCGAAGGTACCGAAGTCGCGGTAATTGGCCTTAACCAGGCCAGCGCGACCATCGTTGACCGCTTTGGTGTGCACGACAAGCCCGATGCCGCTGATCAACTGATCGGGCATTGA
- a CDS encoding LPS-assembly lipoprotein LptE gives MSLTTPRLLLGCAVLGATLLASGCGFQLRGTGVDNVDLNELDVTARNRYGQTYQQVLEALEIDGVNVTPSAPYQLQLLNESQGRRAVSYTSRATPAEYELTSNLTFQIADRQGRPLIGPETLNTRRTYVNDKDNIIGTTEEEALLRNEMRGDLTRQLLFRLSSLTESELSAREQTLDQEQMP, from the coding sequence ATGTCCCTGACCACCCCTCGTCTGCTGCTGGGCTGCGCTGTTTTGGGCGCTACACTGCTCGCCTCCGGCTGCGGCTTTCAGCTGCGCGGCACCGGTGTCGACAACGTCGACCTGAACGAGCTGGACGTTACCGCCCGCAACCGCTACGGACAGACCTACCAGCAGGTATTGGAAGCGCTGGAAATCGACGGCGTTAACGTCACTCCGTCCGCTCCCTACCAACTGCAACTGCTCAACGAGTCGCAGGGCCGCCGCGCCGTCAGCTACACCAGCCGCGCGACGCCAGCCGAGTATGAGCTGACCAGCAACCTGACCTTTCAGATTGCCGACCGTCAGGGTCGCCCGTTGATTGGCCCGGAAACGCTGAACACCCGTCGCACCTACGTCAACGACAAGGACAACATCATCGGTACCACCGAAGAAGAAGCCCTGCTGCGTAACGAGATGCGTGGAGACCTGACGCGCCAATTGCTGTTCCGCCTGTCGAGCCTGACCGAAAGCGAGTTGTCGGCACGCGAACAGACGCTCGATCAAGAGCAGATGCCCTGA
- the holA gene encoding DNA polymerase III subunit delta has translation MKLNAAQLPRQLKDGLAAVYVVSGDDPLLCSEAEDLIRKACRAAGSEERQVFHAERNFDWSQLYEASHSLSLFAQQRLLELRLPSGKPGDQGAKALLGYLEQPPADTTLLISLPKLDGTAMRSKWAKALVDHADSRFVQIWSIEAHQLPNWMRERLAAAGIQASPDALELLSARVEGNLLAAAQEIEKLKLFCSEGKLDLDTVQQVVADSARFDVFNLTDAMLLGQPQQALRILQGLRGEGVEAPVVLWALTRELRTLASIAQDSARGIPLDKVFASQRPPIWDKRKPVIKTALERHPASVWEDWLGAAQTVDEQIKGQAAGSPWDGLARILVEAAGIRLAL, from the coding sequence ATGAAGCTGAATGCGGCACAGCTGCCACGCCAGCTCAAGGATGGCCTGGCCGCGGTCTACGTAGTCAGCGGTGACGACCCGCTGTTGTGCAGCGAGGCCGAGGACCTTATCCGCAAGGCATGCCGCGCCGCGGGCAGCGAAGAGCGTCAGGTGTTTCATGCCGAGCGCAATTTCGACTGGTCGCAGCTGTACGAGGCCAGCCACAGCCTGTCACTGTTTGCCCAGCAACGCCTGCTCGAACTGCGCCTGCCCTCCGGCAAGCCTGGTGACCAGGGCGCCAAGGCGCTGCTTGGCTACCTTGAGCAACCACCCGCCGACACTACCCTGCTGATCAGCCTGCCCAAGCTGGACGGCACGGCCATGCGCAGCAAGTGGGCCAAGGCACTGGTTGATCACGCTGACAGTCGCTTTGTGCAGATCTGGTCCATTGAGGCCCATCAATTACCCAACTGGATGCGCGAACGCCTGGCGGCCGCTGGTATCCAGGCTAGCCCCGATGCGCTGGAGCTACTCTCGGCCCGAGTGGAGGGCAACTTGCTGGCGGCTGCGCAGGAAATAGAAAAGCTCAAACTCTTCTGCAGTGAAGGCAAGCTGGATCTCGATACCGTGCAGCAGGTGGTAGCCGACAGCGCCCGTTTCGACGTATTCAACCTGACCGACGCCATGCTGCTGGGGCAACCGCAACAGGCCCTGCGCATACTGCAGGGCTTGCGCGGCGAAGGGGTCGAAGCCCCGGTAGTGCTCTGGGCGCTGACCCGCGAGCTGCGGACCCTGGCCAGTATTGCGCAGGACAGCGCCCGCGGCATTCCGCTGGACAAGGTGTTCGCCAGCCAGCGCCCACCGATTTGGGACAAACGCAAACCTGTGATCAAGACCGCACTGGAACGCCACCCCGCCAGCGTCTGGGAAGACTGGCTGGGCGCAGCGCAAACGGTGGACGAGCAAATCAAGGGACAGGCCGCAGGCTCGCCCTGGGATGGGCTTGCCCGCATTCTGGTTGAGGCGGCCGGGATCAGACTGGCGCTGTAA